The following proteins are encoded in a genomic region of Primulina huaijiensis isolate GDHJ02 chromosome 3, ASM1229523v2, whole genome shotgun sequence:
- the LOC140972220 gene encoding cold-regulated 413 plasma membrane protein 2-like: protein MVGGKMSYMAMKTDYEAENALISSDLRELGNSLQQLANHAFLGGGLGFGTSFLKWVAFCAAVYLLILDRTNWKTNILTSLLIPYIFFSLPNWLFHLLRGEVGKWIAFIAVILRLFFPRRFPDWLELPAALILIIVVAPSLFADDIRGHWVGLVICLVIGCYLLQEHIQASGGFRNSFTRSNGISNSIGILLLFVYPVWALVLWFL, encoded by the exons ATGGTGGGTGGGAAGATGAGTTACATGGCAATGAAGACCGATTACGAGGCGGAGAATGCGCTGATCAGCTCTGACCTGAGGGAGCTCGGGAATTCTTTGCAGCAGCTGGCGAATCACGCGTTTCTGGGTGGTGGCCTTGGGTTCGGGACGTCGTTCCTCAAATGGGTTGCTTTCTGTGCTGCCGT TTACTTGTTGATCTTGGATCGAACAAACTGGAAGACCAACATCCTTACATCCCTTCTAATCCCTTACATTTTCTTCAGTCTTCCGAATTGGTTGTTCCACTTGCTAAG ggGTGAAGTTGGAAAATGGATTGCTTTTATTGCTGTCATCCTACGCCTGTTCTTTCCTAGACGTTTTCCAG ATTGGCTGGAACTGCCGGCAGCATTGATCCTTATCATCGTGGTGGCTCCGAGCTTATTTGCTGATGATATCAGGGGACACTGGGTTGGACTGGTTATCTGCCTCGTCATCGGATGTTACTTGCTGCAGGAACACATTCAAGCATCCGGTGGGTTCAGGAATTCCTTCACAAGGAGCAATGGCATCTCAAACTCTATCGGGATACTCCTACTCTTCGTGTATCCTGTTTGGGCCCTTGTTCTTTGGTTTCTCTAG